In Papaver somniferum cultivar HN1 chromosome 1, ASM357369v1, whole genome shotgun sequence, a genomic segment contains:
- the LOC113298011 gene encoding NAC domain-containing protein 71-like, which produces MGDQKNPNNHESSISPLLPPGIRFYPTEHQLLSFYLYNKNNNQNPNLSLIPSTSGLQNPIFGIDFIQEIDFYKFDPCDLSEISSFSYGHGGTKKHSYCYTMRMGIEDLEKRKGKGGFWKCKGARTNVMSVGGEIILGTKWSFVFYRRNRSSRSSVKTNWVMIEYALIDNRQDAFVLCRVFLKSARKNRVEHVPRPYGDNIATTHNILTDAPSKKLDIPVLSASGKVVAHEDRFVPKDEIETCPSKLTRELNDVISSQQVSDGGSGSPVGTPRANNLVKLSDGIIGGGIISYDAMVDKFCTDPTIFEGDFLELDDLLSPLEDVDASG; this is translated from the exons ATGGGGGATCAGAAAAACCCTAATAATCACGAATCCTCTATTTCACCACTACTTCCACCTGGTATTAGATTTTATCCAACTGAACATCAGCTCTTATCATTCTATCTATACAATAAAAACaacaatcaaaaccctaatttatcatTAATCCCTTCTACTTCTGGCCTGCAGAACCCCATTTTTGGCATTGATTTTATTCAAGAAATTGATTTTTATAAGTTTGATCCTTGTGATTTATCCgagatttcttctttttcttatggTCATGGCGGAACTAAGAAACATTCTTACTGTTATACTATGAGAATGGGTATTGAAGATTTGGAGAAGCGGAAAGGTAAAggtgggttttggaagtgtaaaGGTGCAAGAACGAATGTTATGAGTGTTGGTGGAGAGATTATTTTAGGAACTAAATGGAGTTTTGTGTTTTATAGGAGAAATCGTTCTTCTCGTTCTTCCGTTAAGACGAATTGGGTTATGATTGAGTATGCCCTAATTGATAATCGACAG GATGCTTTTGTTCTGTGTCGAGTGTTTCTGAAATCTGCAAGGAAAAACAGAGTTGAACATGTCCCTCGCCCTTATGGTGACAACATTGCTACAACGCACAACATTCTTACTGATGCTCCTTCTAAAAAGCTTGATATACCGGTATTATCTGCCAGTGGAAAGGTTGTTGCGCATGAGGACAGATTTGTTCCCAAAGATGAAATTGAGACGTGTCCATCAAAATTGACTCGTGAGCTGAATGATGTGATTAGTTCCCAGCAAGTTTCAGATGGCGGATCTGGGTCACCAGTGGGTACTCCTCGGGCGAACAACCTA GTGAAATTGTCGGATGGGATTATTGGTGGTGGCATCATCTCCTATGATGCTATGGTGGACAAGTTTTGTACAGATCCAACAATTTTCGAGGGTGATTTCTTAGAATTGGATGATTTGTTGTCCCCCCTTGAGGATGTTGATGCTTCAGGTTAA